Proteins encoded in a region of the Armatimonadota bacterium genome:
- a CDS encoding glycosyltransferase family 39 protein: MGLLFALVLSAAMAAVGTSFLSRKAPGLGPWERTGVGGALGLAFLGLLVFLAGLLPNGVTIALWLGPLILLALEARHLRKGLEGLPRGLGGRKVLLLAPFLILILAAVLAPSDMRDWDSLAYHFAVPKIWLQVGRIIAVPGIHHSNFPMTADMLYLYGLTVGGETGAKAFNLCWYLLGCAAVFGIARRWYGDSPNFGKAGWWALFAFAGCPVVLWEAGTGYIDIPHGLFAGLAVLYAADALRFADRKFWILSGLCLGFAMGTKHTGLQTLIAALAVAWTVAFLTRKKPDPADGQGFCPWRGTAILAGIAVLVAAPWYAKSIALTGSPVYPFFYKQLGGRDWDEWRTKIYTEEQKSFGVGTSPQALGHAVLGLAYQPGRYVNPDQTHGGGFPTGSIGFVAILAGLLWASSGRAEGRERAVLAVVGVGFVFWFFLSQQSRYLTSVVVPLGVLAGGAVARLTLGRVLAVGVVLQAAYSAAMLYMTQSVDQLRVVLGQIDREQYQTLTVPFYGPSKTINALQGDVKIALYDEVFGFYLDKPYFWANPGHSTLIPYESLADGNALAAEMRRLGFTHAYVNLALVDPEFRARWQAAMGDRPYADDERDALRQDPNLWWRYLFADAVRSGSIRPVATFPKGSDRPRSVLFSVER, encoded by the coding sequence ATGGGGCTGCTGTTCGCCTTGGTGCTGTCCGCTGCGATGGCTGCCGTCGGGACGTCGTTTCTCAGTAGGAAGGCACCCGGACTCGGCCCCTGGGAACGGACCGGCGTCGGCGGAGCCCTCGGGTTAGCCTTCCTTGGACTCCTTGTCTTCCTGGCGGGGCTCCTTCCGAACGGCGTGACCATCGCCCTCTGGCTCGGCCCGTTGATCTTGTTGGCCCTGGAGGCCAGGCACCTGCGAAAGGGGCTCGAAGGGCTACCTCGGGGTCTAGGGGGACGGAAAGTGCTGCTTTTGGCGCCTTTCCTGATCTTGATCCTCGCCGCCGTCCTCGCCCCGTCCGACATGCGGGACTGGGACAGCCTCGCCTACCACTTCGCCGTACCCAAGATCTGGCTCCAAGTCGGCCGGATCATTGCGGTACCGGGCATCCACCACTCCAACTTCCCGATGACGGCGGACATGCTGTACCTTTACGGTCTGACCGTCGGAGGAGAGACCGGCGCGAAGGCGTTCAACCTGTGCTGGTACCTGCTCGGATGCGCGGCCGTGTTCGGGATCGCACGACGGTGGTACGGCGATAGCCCGAACTTCGGCAAGGCCGGATGGTGGGCCCTCTTCGCGTTCGCCGGGTGCCCGGTCGTCTTGTGGGAAGCGGGCACGGGCTACATCGACATTCCTCACGGCCTGTTCGCAGGACTCGCCGTGCTTTATGCCGCCGACGCCCTGAGGTTTGCCGACCGAAAATTCTGGATCCTCTCCGGTCTCTGTCTGGGGTTCGCCATGGGCACCAAGCACACGGGCCTACAGACGCTGATCGCCGCCTTGGCCGTCGCTTGGACGGTGGCATTTCTCACGAGGAAGAAGCCGGATCCGGCGGACGGCCAAGGGTTCTGTCCGTGGCGCGGGACGGCGATCCTTGCAGGCATCGCCGTCTTGGTGGCCGCACCTTGGTACGCGAAAAGCATCGCGTTGACGGGCAGCCCCGTCTATCCGTTCTTCTACAAACAGCTCGGTGGCAGAGATTGGGACGAGTGGAGGACGAAGATCTATACGGAGGAGCAGAAATCGTTCGGAGTCGGCACGTCTCCGCAGGCCTTGGGGCACGCGGTCCTTGGGCTCGCCTACCAGCCCGGACGTTACGTCAACCCCGACCAGACGCACGGCGGAGGATTTCCGACAGGCTCGATCGGCTTCGTCGCGATCTTAGCGGGGCTCCTATGGGCGTCTTCTGGCCGTGCGGAAGGGCGGGAACGGGCCGTGCTCGCTGTCGTCGGCGTAGGATTCGTCTTCTGGTTCTTTCTCAGCCAACAAAGCCGGTACCTGACTTCTGTGGTCGTACCCCTCGGCGTTTTGGCGGGCGGAGCGGTGGCTAGGTTGACGCTGGGCCGCGTTTTGGCGGTAGGGGTCGTCCTTCAGGCCGCCTACTCCGCGGCCATGCTTTACATGACGCAGTCCGTCGACCAATTGAGGGTCGTCCTTGGACAGATCGACCGCGAGCAGTACCAGACACTGACCGTGCCGTTCTATGGTCCGTCCAAGACCATCAATGCGCTGCAGGGCGACGTCAAGATCGCCCTTTACGACGAAGTCTTCGGCTTCTATCTGGACAAACCGTATTTCTGGGCGAATCCCGGCCACTCCACGCTGATCCCGTATGAATCGCTCGCAGACGGTAACGCCCTTGCGGCCGAGATGCGCCGGCTCGGCTTTACTCACGCCTACGTCAACCTGGCGTTGGTCGATCCCGAATTCAGGGCCCGCTGGCAGGCCGCGATGGGCGACAGGCCGTACGCGGACGACGAGCGCGACGCGTTGCGCCAGGATCCGAACCTCTGGTGGCGCTACCTCTTCGCCGACGCCGTCCGGTCCGGATCGATCCGGCCCGTCGCGACCTTCCCGAAGGGGTCAGACCGGCCCCGGTCCGTGCTGTTTTCCGTCGAAAGGTAA
- a CDS encoding CPBP family intramembrane metalloprotease — protein MSVVVSQALMTVTALLASWREGLDLFPAYRFEAWHLALAAAFIVPTLGTLPIRWEWRGREGKRSALWRLPKTSRDLTWWIWVAVIAGVCEEIVYRGVMFQLWERVFGGGWWPSALLCSAVFAVAHAIQGWRSVAIIFFLALANHAIVLWTGGLYTAMAIHVAYDFLAGVVFIALIRRDRLLEDGPTDMGPPEDHAGETG, from the coding sequence GTGTCCGTCGTCGTGTCACAAGCGCTCATGACGGTCACGGCGCTCCTGGCGTCCTGGCGCGAGGGCCTGGACCTCTTCCCTGCCTATCGGTTCGAAGCGTGGCACCTTGCTTTGGCCGCGGCGTTCATCGTTCCGACCCTGGGGACGCTGCCTATACGATGGGAGTGGCGCGGACGTGAGGGAAAGCGTTCCGCGCTTTGGAGGCTGCCAAAGACCTCTCGCGACCTCACATGGTGGATCTGGGTCGCAGTGATCGCGGGTGTTTGCGAAGAGATCGTCTACCGAGGGGTCATGTTCCAGCTCTGGGAGCGGGTTTTCGGCGGAGGTTGGTGGCCGTCCGCCCTGCTGTGCTCGGCCGTCTTTGCCGTGGCCCACGCCATCCAAGGTTGGCGGTCGGTCGCGATCATCTTCTTCCTGGCGCTTGCCAACCATGCGATCGTCCTCTGGACGGGCGGCCTCTACACGGCCATGGCGATCCATGTCGCCTACGATTTCCTTGCCGGCGTCGTGTTCATCGCCTTGATCCGAAGGGACAGGTTGCTCGAAGACGGACCGACCGATATGGGTCCTCCCGAAGACCACGCGGGTGAAACCGGATGA
- a CDS encoding ABC-2 family transporter protein, with protein MSRYWRVYRLFFTSSLQRELEFRANFIAKIFQNLVWIVFFILIVAVIYSNTTLVAGWNRGEAFVLAATVFLLGSVSFALFFSLMEIPEQVRKGTLDFVVTKPIDSQFWVSVRRFNFDQIGALTAGVGMLVYGVVTSGQRADAVQWLCFVLLFAAAVVLYNSFMTILMTLGIWLVRVDNLWVLGETIQQVARYPIDIFQPNVRTMLTFYFPLAFIATVPASQLVRGADWRWVLGGWAWAIGMFAVSRLYWRYAMSHYSSASS; from the coding sequence GTGTCCCGCTATTGGCGCGTGTACCGGTTGTTCTTCACGAGTTCGCTCCAACGCGAACTCGAGTTCCGCGCCAACTTTATCGCCAAGATCTTTCAGAACCTCGTCTGGATCGTCTTCTTCATCTTGATCGTGGCGGTGATCTATTCGAACACGACGCTGGTCGCAGGCTGGAACCGGGGCGAGGCGTTCGTGCTGGCCGCGACCGTCTTCTTGCTCGGAAGCGTCAGTTTCGCCCTCTTCTTCAGCCTCATGGAGATTCCTGAGCAGGTCCGGAAGGGCACGCTCGACTTCGTCGTCACGAAGCCCATCGACAGTCAGTTCTGGGTCAGCGTGCGACGGTTCAATTTCGACCAGATCGGGGCCCTGACGGCAGGGGTCGGGATGCTTGTCTACGGCGTCGTCACGTCAGGTCAGCGCGCCGACGCGGTCCAATGGCTGTGCTTCGTCTTGCTCTTCGCCGCAGCCGTCGTGCTCTATAACAGCTTCATGACGATCTTGATGACGCTGGGGATCTGGCTTGTCCGGGTCGACAACCTTTGGGTCCTCGGCGAGACGATCCAGCAAGTGGCCCGGTATCCGATCGACATCTTCCAACCGAACGTCCGCACGATGCTCACGTTCTATTTCCCCTTGGCCTTCATCGCGACCGTGCCGGCGTCCCAGCTCGTCCGAGGGGCGGACTGGAGGTGGGTGCTCGGCGGGTGGGCTTGGGCGATCGGCATGTTCGCCGTCTCTCGCCTGTACTGGAGGTACGCCATGAGCCACTATTCGAGCGCGAGCAGCTAG
- a CDS encoding GNAT family N-acetyltransferase produces the protein MKHGNGASVDVREAVSQSDYDEARELVRAFHTWHKERHAGDIDLIDRYFQPGAFEDELANLHVKYGPPQGAMLVARTEGTAVGCVALRDLGQGDCEMKRMFVLPAHHGKGIGLSLAEAIVKTAKQTGYKRMLLDTSIRQQEAERLYARIGFVHCRPYYEMPDDVREWLVFMERRLV, from the coding sequence ATGAAACACGGCAACGGAGCCTCCGTCGACGTCCGCGAAGCGGTGTCGCAAAGCGATTACGACGAGGCGCGGGAGCTCGTGCGCGCGTTCCACACGTGGCACAAGGAGCGGCATGCGGGCGACATCGATCTGATCGACCGTTACTTCCAACCTGGTGCGTTCGAGGACGAACTGGCGAACCTTCACGTGAAGTACGGTCCGCCCCAAGGTGCGATGCTCGTCGCACGGACCGAAGGGACTGCGGTCGGATGCGTCGCGCTCAGGGATCTGGGTCAAGGCGACTGCGAGATGAAACGCATGTTCGTACTCCCCGCTCACCATGGCAAGGGGATCGGGCTTTCGTTAGCCGAGGCCATCGTGAAGACCGCCAAGCAAACGGGCTACAAGCGCATGTTGCTCGACACGAGCATCCGGCAACAGGAAGCCGAGCGCCTCTATGCGCGGATCGGGTTCGTCCACTGTCGACCCTATTACGAGATGCCCGACGACGTGCGGGAGTGGCTCGTCTTCATGGAACGTCGCCTTGTCTGA
- a CDS encoding SDR family oxidoreductase, whose translation MEPRPVEIWPDYRPAGKLLGKVAVVTGGDSGIGRSVAIHFAAEGADVAVLFLNERDDAEETKSKVESQGRRCLLFQGDAGIESFCREVVARVIESWGRIDVIVNNAAEQHPQDSIADITRDQLEHTFRTNVFAAFYLVKAALPHLHEGASIINTSSVTHYKGSGHLLDYSATKGALTAFTRSLSESLVGKKIRVNSVAPGPIWTPLIPSTFTPEEVATFGSDVPMGRAGEPAEVAPCFVFLASDDSSYITGQTLHPNGGTVVNA comes from the coding sequence ATGGAGCCTCGGCCCGTCGAGATCTGGCCGGACTACCGCCCAGCAGGAAAGCTACTCGGTAAGGTCGCGGTCGTGACGGGAGGGGACAGCGGCATCGGACGAAGCGTCGCGATCCACTTCGCCGCCGAAGGGGCCGACGTCGCGGTGCTCTTCCTCAACGAGCGCGATGACGCCGAAGAAACGAAGTCCAAAGTCGAATCCCAGGGCCGTCGGTGCCTGTTGTTCCAAGGTGACGCCGGCATCGAATCGTTCTGCCGCGAGGTCGTCGCCAGGGTCATCGAATCATGGGGCCGGATCGACGTCATCGTCAATAACGCGGCCGAACAGCACCCTCAGGACTCGATCGCCGACATCACCCGCGACCAGCTCGAGCACACGTTCCGCACGAACGTGTTCGCGGCCTTCTATCTTGTGAAAGCAGCCTTGCCTCACCTTCACGAAGGGGCGAGCATCATCAATACGAGCAGCGTCACGCACTACAAAGGGTCTGGCCACCTCCTCGATTACAGCGCGACGAAAGGCGCCTTGACCGCGTTCACGCGGTCACTCTCCGAGTCGCTCGTTGGAAAGAAGATCCGGGTCAACAGCGTCGCCCCTGGTCCGATCTGGACACCCCTGATCCCCTCGACGTTCACGCCGGAGGAGGTGGCGACGTTCGGAAGCGACGTGCCGATGGGAAGGGCAGGCGAACCTGCCGAAGTCGCACCGTGCTTCGTATTCCTCGCCAGCGACGACTCGAGCTACATCACGGGCCAGACCCTGCATCCGAACGGTGGCACCGTCGTCAACGCGTGA
- a CDS encoding fibronectin type III domain-containing protein: MVYYRAPKTQFQAWMANFQSVAAAHAAALRLDADELLELSTTNTRFAASFDAQETAHAAAKGATALCDQERSEALAVVAKYNAQFHAIPGISPDLLGELGLTVPGGGSGTIPVFTPLDLSATGSSNGVNSLKWKRNGNVSGTMYVIEASYDGTNTWAIVDTSTRTKFEHADQVPGRFVRYRVYAKRGQKKSNPSGTASVYDPGQGLSLVEGGRSQVA; the protein is encoded by the coding sequence ATGGTCTATTACCGAGCGCCGAAGACGCAGTTCCAAGCCTGGATGGCCAACTTCCAAAGCGTGGCCGCGGCCCATGCGGCGGCCCTCCGGCTCGACGCCGACGAACTCCTTGAGCTGTCCACGACGAACACGCGGTTCGCCGCCAGCTTCGACGCCCAGGAGACCGCCCACGCCGCGGCCAAAGGTGCGACCGCGCTCTGCGACCAAGAACGGAGCGAGGCGCTGGCCGTCGTGGCCAAGTACAACGCCCAGTTCCATGCGATCCCCGGCATCAGCCCGGACTTGCTCGGCGAGCTCGGCCTGACCGTCCCCGGCGGAGGCAGCGGCACCATACCCGTCTTCACACCCCTAGACCTGAGCGCGACGGGCAGCAGTAACGGCGTCAACTCGCTGAAGTGGAAACGGAACGGAAACGTGAGCGGCACCATGTATGTGATCGAGGCCAGCTATGACGGCACGAACACGTGGGCGATCGTGGACACCAGCACCCGCACGAAGTTCGAGCACGCCGACCAGGTTCCCGGGCGGTTCGTCCGGTACCGGGTCTATGCCAAGCGCGGCCAAAAGAAGTCGAACCCGAGCGGCACCGCTTCGGTCTACGATCCCGGTCAGGGCCTGAGCCTGGTCGAGGGCGGCCGGTCGCAGGTGGCGTAA
- a CDS encoding aldo/keto reductase family protein, with protein sequence MKYRKLGKYGVKVSSVSLGGWLTHGRSIDDATTDAIVKRAYELGVNFFDTADVYNQGEAEKALAKSIAGLKRETLVVATKCFFPMSDDVNDRGLSRKHIFESVHGSLQRLRSDYVDLMQFHRFDPDTPLEETVRAVDDLVRQGKILYWGVSLWPADAIEAVCRTAREWGCTLPVSNQPVYNLLNRSIEADVVPTSERLGLGQVVFSPLAQGVLTGKYRPGSPLPEGSRGADDKSNMFMTDSLQEANLVKVKALEPIAARYGLTQGQFALAWCLRLSNVSSVIVGASRVSQIEENVAASDAEVPDEAWAEAEKVFAA encoded by the coding sequence TTGAAGTACAGGAAGCTCGGTAAGTACGGTGTCAAGGTCAGTAGCGTCAGCCTGGGTGGATGGTTGACGCATGGTCGGAGCATCGACGACGCGACGACCGACGCCATCGTCAAACGGGCTTACGAGTTAGGCGTCAACTTCTTCGACACCGCCGACGTGTACAACCAAGGCGAAGCCGAGAAGGCGCTGGCCAAGTCGATCGCCGGGCTGAAGAGGGAGACCTTGGTCGTCGCCACGAAGTGCTTCTTCCCCATGAGCGACGACGTCAACGACAGAGGCCTGTCCCGAAAGCACATTTTCGAGTCCGTTCACGGATCGCTCCAACGGCTTCGATCGGACTATGTCGACCTGATGCAGTTTCACCGGTTCGACCCCGACACCCCCCTCGAAGAGACGGTCCGTGCGGTCGACGACCTTGTCCGACAAGGGAAGATCCTGTATTGGGGCGTCAGCCTTTGGCCCGCCGACGCGATCGAGGCCGTCTGTCGGACCGCCCGCGAATGGGGGTGCACGTTGCCCGTCAGCAACCAGCCCGTTTACAACCTCTTGAACCGTTCGATCGAGGCCGACGTGGTCCCGACGAGCGAAAGGCTAGGGCTCGGCCAAGTGGTCTTCAGCCCGCTCGCGCAAGGCGTCCTGACGGGTAAATACCGGCCCGGAAGCCCGCTTCCCGAAGGTTCTCGGGGCGCGGACGATAAAAGCAACATGTTCATGACCGATTCGTTGCAGGAAGCGAACCTGGTCAAAGTCAAAGCCCTGGAGCCGATCGCGGCCCGGTACGGCCTGACACAGGGCCAGTTCGCCTTAGCTTGGTGCCTCCGACTGTCGAACGTCAGTTCCGTGATCGTCGGAGCGAGCCGGGTCTCCCAGATCGAGGAGAACGTCGCCGCGTCAGACGCCGAGGTCCCTGACGAGGCTTGGGCCGAAGCAGAGAAGGTGTTCGCGGCTTGA
- a CDS encoding aspartate kinase, which yields MRIRVMKFGGTSVQTKEARQTAALKVISAREQGVSPVVVVSAIGRKGEPYATDTLISLLREIDPAVEPDPRELDLLMACGEILSSVVFAHTLKTLGQPAISLRGGQAGIRTDGRYGNARILGIHPVGIHEALKRGLIPVVCGFQGVWVQGGLPGAELTTLGRGGSDTTASGLGAALLAERVEIYTDVDGVKTADPRMVPDAPTLRQVTYDEVAEVAHLGAKVVHPRAAEIAMRFDRPLWVKNTFSEDPGTEIVSRDRFPGRRVTGVTHSGKLVYVSADLGVVAPEHRADFAARVYETLAKHAVNLYMVNLNPDGVGFAVPREQYATILDVFDGLVLPLGQGAIYVVQTGVAPSQGAASQIALMKPLGDPVVVPLQIAEGCTMVSVVGHEYMQQPGVFYGVLSKFLEAQIPVLQTSDSDFSLSCLIPESELARAVRLLHDGFGLEQAS from the coding sequence ATGAGGATCCGGGTCATGAAGTTCGGAGGGACGAGCGTCCAGACCAAGGAGGCGCGTCAAACGGCCGCGCTGAAGGTGATTTCGGCCAGAGAGCAGGGCGTCTCGCCCGTCGTCGTCGTGAGCGCCATCGGACGGAAGGGCGAGCCCTACGCGACCGACACCTTGATCAGCCTTTTGAGGGAGATCGACCCGGCGGTCGAACCTGATCCCCGCGAGCTCGACCTTTTGATGGCCTGCGGGGAGATCCTCTCCTCAGTCGTTTTCGCCCACACCCTCAAAACGCTCGGGCAACCTGCGATCTCGCTCCGCGGCGGTCAAGCGGGCATCCGGACGGACGGACGATATGGAAACGCCCGGATCTTGGGCATCCACCCGGTCGGCATCCACGAAGCCCTGAAGCGAGGCCTGATCCCGGTCGTTTGCGGGTTCCAGGGCGTCTGGGTCCAAGGCGGTTTGCCCGGCGCCGAACTGACGACCTTGGGGCGTGGCGGTTCTGACACGACGGCCAGCGGTCTTGGCGCCGCGCTCCTTGCCGAACGGGTCGAAATCTACACCGACGTCGACGGCGTCAAGACGGCAGACCCGCGGATGGTTCCGGACGCTCCCACCCTGCGTCAGGTCACGTACGACGAGGTCGCCGAAGTCGCGCACCTTGGCGCGAAGGTCGTCCACCCGAGGGCGGCCGAGATCGCGATGCGGTTCGACCGGCCGCTCTGGGTCAAGAACACGTTCAGCGAGGATCCCGGAACGGAGATCGTGTCCCGAGACCGGTTTCCGGGCCGGCGCGTCACGGGGGTGACCCACAGCGGCAAACTGGTGTACGTCTCGGCAGACTTGGGCGTCGTCGCGCCCGAGCACCGTGCCGACTTCGCGGCAAGGGTGTACGAGACTCTCGCCAAGCACGCCGTCAACCTGTACATGGTGAACTTGAACCCGGACGGAGTCGGGTTCGCCGTCCCTCGCGAGCAGTACGCGACCATCCTGGACGTCTTCGACGGCCTTGTCCTACCTTTAGGACAAGGGGCGATCTACGTCGTCCAGACGGGCGTCGCCCCCAGTCAAGGCGCCGCCTCTCAGATCGCCTTGATGAAACCCCTCGGCGATCCTGTGGTCGTGCCGCTACAGATCGCAGAAGGGTGCACGATGGTCTCGGTCGTCGGGCACGAGTACATGCAGCAGCCTGGCGTGTTCTACGGGGTCTTGTCGAAGTTCCTAGAAGCCCAGATCCCTGTGCTCCAGACCAGCGACAGCGATTTCTCATTGAGCTGTCTGATCCCAGAGTCCGAACTGGCCAGGGCCGTCCGGCTGCTCCACGACGGTTTCGGGCTCGAACAGGCGAGCTGA
- a CDS encoding DUF421 domain-containing protein produces MDDFQTSLSKLLWSPGDDLSPGLVSVRTFIVFVAAIAFVRLAKKRFMAQASAVDVVMAVVLGSLLSRAINGGANLVSCLEAAAVMVLVQRTIERLSYRSPWFCSLVKGTRQSLIKEGVVQFGPMEQHAVTKEDLLADMRLEAQTDDVEAIKEAVLERNGRIGFVRE; encoded by the coding sequence ATGGACGACTTCCAGACGTCTCTGTCCAAGCTGTTGTGGTCGCCTGGAGACGACCTGTCCCCAGGGCTCGTCTCGGTCCGGACGTTCATCGTGTTCGTAGCGGCCATCGCCTTCGTGCGACTTGCCAAGAAGCGGTTCATGGCGCAGGCGTCTGCCGTCGACGTCGTCATGGCCGTCGTGCTCGGGTCCCTTCTCAGCCGCGCGATCAACGGTGGGGCGAACCTGGTCTCGTGCCTCGAGGCGGCCGCCGTAATGGTGCTGGTCCAACGGACGATCGAAAGGCTGTCTTATCGGTCGCCGTGGTTCTGTAGCCTCGTCAAAGGGACGCGGCAAAGCCTGATCAAGGAAGGGGTCGTTCAGTTCGGGCCGATGGAACAACACGCCGTCACCAAAGAGGACTTGTTGGCCGACATGCGACTCGAAGCACAGACGGACGACGTCGAAGCGATCAAAGAGGCGGTGCTGGAACGCAACGGCCGGATCGGGTTCGTCCGAGAGTGA
- a CDS encoding LamG domain-containing protein yields the protein MKVGKAVALASATLSACCAQAALVGHYTCDGASGTVVQDSSGIGNDGTLVNAKLGTWTAGRSGTGLYFDGTVGIGCTRVEIPDSPSLRLVNRMTFMAWVRCDDTTRDAPIFAKEGPNGLLSYWFGVFGLSGNGHWGPLLDADGWQGWDFNGRDQGAFVQGRWTHLAATWDGQNVEYYVNGQWTGHSSWSSVIHESGARLFIGSNSEYTFEGNPTSFHGTVDDVRIYDQALSPQEVAAVVAQGEILAPETETVRLGTIGSGGTLSSWYANDENARRICKFVLPNMSAPIVRVDLGFTTTKAHPDSITFAVKSRMSASGPFRIRQYVQKVGTTGEFVLVADNPVGTGYAVTFGVPTGTLSDYVGADLRMTGRIEVQRVGLSSIAQPCTDFEYARMDVTG from the coding sequence ATGAAAGTCGGAAAAGCCGTGGCGCTCGCGTCGGCCACGCTCTCTGCATGTTGCGCACAGGCCGCATTGGTCGGTCACTATACGTGCGACGGCGCCTCAGGCACGGTCGTCCAAGATTCCTCGGGCATCGGAAACGACGGGACGCTGGTCAACGCCAAACTTGGCACCTGGACGGCCGGGAGGTCCGGCACGGGCCTGTACTTTGACGGCACCGTCGGCATCGGTTGCACGCGCGTCGAAATCCCGGACAGTCCGAGTTTAAGGCTTGTGAACAGAATGACGTTCATGGCATGGGTGCGGTGTGACGACACGACACGGGACGCCCCCATCTTCGCAAAGGAAGGCCCGAACGGGCTTCTGTCGTACTGGTTCGGAGTCTTCGGTCTCTCGGGAAACGGGCACTGGGGCCCCCTGTTGGATGCAGACGGCTGGCAAGGTTGGGACTTCAACGGCCGCGACCAAGGCGCTTTCGTCCAGGGACGCTGGACCCACCTCGCTGCGACCTGGGACGGTCAGAACGTCGAGTACTACGTGAACGGCCAATGGACGGGCCACTCGAGCTGGTCGTCCGTGATCCATGAGTCCGGTGCAAGGCTCTTTATCGGCTCCAACTCGGAGTACACGTTCGAGGGCAATCCGACCTCGTTCCACGGTACGGTCGACGACGTCCGGATCTACGACCAAGCCCTGTCGCCCCAAGAAGTGGCGGCGGTCGTCGCGCAGGGCGAGATCCTCGCTCCCGAGACCGAGACGGTCCGGTTGGGGACGATCGGGTCTGGAGGCACGCTCTCGAGCTGGTACGCGAACGACGAGAACGCCCGGCGGATCTGCAAGTTCGTCTTGCCGAACATGAGCGCGCCGATCGTCAGGGTGGATCTTGGGTTCACCACGACCAAAGCCCATCCAGACAGCATCACGTTCGCCGTGAAGTCGCGGATGTCAGCGAGCGGCCCGTTCCGCATCCGTCAGTACGTTCAGAAGGTCGGTACGACCGGCGAGTTCGTTCTGGTCGCGGACAATCCCGTCGGCACCGGATATGCCGTCACGTTCGGAGTGCCGACCGGAACGCTGTCCGATTATGTCGGTGCGGACTTGAGGATGACCGGTCGCATCGAGGTCCAACGGGTGGGCCTCTCCTCGATCGCTCAACCGTGCACCGACTTCGAGTACGCACGAATGGACGTGACGGGCTGA